A region of the Argopecten irradians isolate NY chromosome 16, Ai_NY, whole genome shotgun sequence genome:
CAATCCCTACTGGTATTGGCAGATGATATCAACTGCGGGATTTCGATATATTCTTAGACTATGTCTGGAGtcatatgataataaaaatgacTCTAAAGAAGTACAGTCAGTGTGCAGTGGTATGCCTAAACCTGTCTGTGAAGGAAACTTTTAACGATATCAGAGTCAGAGGCCGTTACTACTGGATCTAAAGAAGTCTTGAGCAGGTCATTAAAATTGGGCGGCATGTTACGTTTGGTTGTGACATTCTCAAACAACACAGTGATTGCCTTTACTGCCGACAATATCGAGTTTTTTGGATTGGAGGTCGCTGCGCAATTTGTTCGGTATATTGGACACGTCCAGAAACCAGATTCCTAACGAGTTTAGACGAAATACTTATCCGAAATGAGATATTGGCGCTCAGTACCTGGGTTACGTTGTTAGACAGCAATCGTCCTATCATGGTACACTGTTGGTAAACTGCCGGATTCGGAAAATCTCACAATGTTTATCAATGAGAGGTGTAAAGCGAAACAAGCCCACATATTTACTTTAAATACATTTCCATTCTTTTAGATTCTTCGAAGTGGAAGTGATAATTGCGCATTTACTGACTGGGACAACTTGCATACCGACGGAATAAACACACGGAGCTTTGCTACACGCAATGCTCGATTTCGAAACCTGGGCGGCATCTTGCGATCAGTTGTGACATTCTCAAACAGCACCGTGATGTACTTTACTTCCgacaatattgaatttttatatcGGAGTCACTGCGCAATCTGTTCGgtatgttattatattatattggaTACATTAAGAAACCAGATACCCCACATAGAACGATTGTTTCTAATTATCACAGGAATTTAACCTCAGACACAACATGCTCAAGGTGTGGACATGAAGGCGTGAGTATCTGTTTTAAATCAATCGTTATCATTTATTACGTATAACGGTTATATGTATTCATTTGcaaataaacaatatctaatttcaatgacaatatatatatttctaaaatatcCCGTGTAGCATTGATTTCGTTCATGTGAAAATTCCCATAAGCCCCATCTCATTAAAAGTTGATATTGACATCagattgtttacattttattgtgaaaaatgtaaaaCGATTGGCACGCAGAATCAAAAACAGGTTGTTCGAGACCTATGTATTGGATTGTGTGCATTTCATTGGTTGGGTCATGACGTACCGACAAACTGCCAATCAGCTTATTGTGttcattgtattatatatgttgttatttagAGACGCGTAGTCAGCCAAGACCTTTCCTCATGCCGAAAAGGTTGTTCTAAACGTCGGGATGACCAGAACGAACCTTCAAAACGTTCTTTATTTTGCATTcagaatatgttttgttttcacaCTGATCGTATCGGGGGCAATGCTTCATGATTCTGCAGTAATATCTGACTTTCATCAGTTTGATTCCGGAAAGACTATCTGCTGTGCTACTCCTCTTGAAGTCTTGTATGGTATTTCACTGCCAGAATGTGGTAAACACTGCTTATCACATCCAGGTTGTACTGTTCTCAGCTACCAGCGAAGGTCTCTACAGTGTAGACTGTTTGATGTGGATCCGACAGACTCCAGTTTCCATGAGGTTGACTCAACTTTCGTCATGGTTCCTGTTACAAGATTATCAGaggtattttttatttcttgtttataaaaTCTTATCCTGAACAAATAACCACGatatataatgtcatataaTTAAAAATCGTAATTCGGCCGGGATCGAAAGTGTCCGGATTATACAAAATGTGTTGCATTGCCAATATAAAACTATTGGTTTCTGTACACGGCGATTGAGTTTcatgtaaaataaaactaaacttGAAAATCTGCCGATGGATTACAAGTATTATgaattgttaatttgaaatatattaatcCTAACATTTGACTTATGaactatgtttttttttttaattcaaagatCGTGCATTTATTTCACAATTCGTTTTCATGTGTCAATGACTCATTGTCTTTTATCAATTGAAAAATCAATGCAGTTCTTTTACtacacatttttaaaataacacTAAATATTGAGTTGCACTACATTTATAATTGAAAGCAAAAATAAGAACTATTTTCATAAACAATTTTGTAATACCATGATTTAGTCAGGACAGGAGAGAAAGTACAGGGGAACAGTGAACAGGAGTGATACGGTTAGAGGTTAGAGAAAGGACAATTCAAGAGCCTTTTAATaccaaaaatattacattgtatttgctCTCCCGACGACATAATATTAACGTTAACAGATTTACTTAAACATTGTTCATTTAAAAAATCGCCTGTCATGTGACTTATCGGGCTGGCACAGACTGGCAGTAGGTAATGACGTCCCCTGTCTTAAATACTAATGTTGTTTGCTGTGATCTCAATATATTACAGACCCATAGCTTTTTTCTGAGAACATACATTCGGACTTATCGAATTCTTATGATAGATTTCCATAAGGCTTTGGTTGTAAATACTTCAACATTCTTTCAGTGAATTCTCACACTGATTTAACCCCAGTATTTTCTTGATCTCCTGAACTCTGATTATGGTATAAGTACGCCCAAGTCTAactgataatgtaaatattggagaTTAACATACACTGAGTTTAGTAGTAGCATATAGGTTATGTGCTGTGACAATGTAAACATTGGAAATTAACATACACTGAGTTTAGTAGTAGCATATAGGTTATGTGCTGTGACAATGTTAATATGAAGTGTTGTGTGTCATTTAATAGCATTTTCTCTCCTCATTTTTCCTACACATGCTTTTATTCACGTTTGATATGAGTTAGAACCAAATACCTACacacaaaagaaataaaatgtgttaCTATATCGCGAAACGTAACTTGTGATGAATTTGAAATACTAACATATTTTTACCCAGAAAGTTCTGTAGTACAAATGCCAGATTTTTCATGGATTTTAAAAACGAAACCATATACTGCGGAAGGTATGATGTAAATGTTAGTATCGATATTTATTTCATAGACAAATATTCATATTATCAAACTATTGTTCAACctcattatatgacatttacTGTCCGTTTTACATGGAGATCAAATATCAATAGTTTGTGAAACTGGTAAATTAATCCAGCGGTAAATTGGAATAAGACtggtttattttgaaatataaaaaatgtgtcTTTCTTGAATGGTTGTTTATGTTATGGAATTAAAACACAAAGAAGTCAGAATACTGTATAAACCGCATAGAGTACACTGTGGTTTCTGTTTTatacataacataacaaaatctatcaaagttaaactttaaataaatcatcagCTCAAGCATCGATCACAGAATGTATACATACCCCATTTCATATTTTGCATCATACAAACAATgatagtcatatatatatatttaatataatccATATGTTCTATTCCAGGAGATGATTTTGCCCTGCAGTAGAAGTCATTGTTCTGGCTTTAACAAATGCACTGTTACTAATTCCACATCGATAAATTGTGGTCGTGCAGGTactcatatttcatattattattgtttttgtttacttatTTGTTTATACCGAACTTCGTGCGGTATATTGACATTAACAATTCATTATCtacacaataatatcaaaaacaataatCGCCAtctatttaattgatatgtcgTCCGGTCTTTTATCATTAAATGTTAATCGCCATGCTATATTAGATATTTATTAACCATTATATTGTTGGAAAGCCCgggatatatttgtataatgtaacaGTCTATCCATGTTAAACGGGAgttattccatctttgcatattacagagttagctcccttgcggataggtatctattgtgacatcattattttgtgggcgcaatTCACGTGTTTTCCtccgaaaaatatgacgttacgctcgcaaacacatgacgtcaaaaCCAATACCTATTCGCAAGGgtagacaactctgtaatatgcaaatgtgtCCAAAAATATTGGGCATTACTTTAAAACTCTTACCAGTTATTTTAGTGATATCGTTCAATCCTTCTAAAGTagctattatttaattaaaagcATCCGACACTCACACGCGACTACGGATTCGTATAATACGTCCGATTACTAGCGCGACCAGGTATAAACTACGCTGTAAATTGTCATGGACTTCTTCACATCAACTTAATTCGGTGCGGGTTGACCCTAAAGGTCACAACTCGGCAATGAGTTAGTTTGAAAGCCGAATGGGAACTAAAATATCAGCCACTTCCTTAGAACAaggaaatcctaagacaataataattttatattcaaGATAAATTGCAAACTTGTACTTTCAAAGACTATTACTGAAAAGCTATATTCTCTTCTAGGGATAAATAAATGAGTACAATTACGCTTTTTTCTCACGACATGATGGGAACGGTTTGAAGTTACGAAAATGTTGCataatttcaaatatacataaatttcGTGAAATACTTAGTAATTTGTTCAGaacattttacctgtgttcGATCAGCATATAAAATTCATTTACAGGAGACCTTCTGAATGAGTGGAGACTGGTCTATGAGACAGATGATGACGGGGACGTAGTTTCCGGACGGGAGGGTGACCTGATATCCGCCTTCCAATCAGCTTCGTCCGTCCGAGTGTATGTGCCCTCCTGGAATCAGACATTCCGTATTGATGTCACTTTTATCTTGGACGCAAACTCAGCATGTTCACAGTCGTTGTTCCAGATGACAAAAGAAACATGGAGCACATTCTCAGCGGAAGCaacaaatgtgttttatatcTTCTGTACTTCAGGGATATATCATAGAAGCCTACAGTATCTAAGCGAATCTTCCCGACCCAGCGATCCAGATACGATTGATGTTATTGGTATGAAATGGTTCGTAAGGTAAATGATATGAGGTTTACATAATCGTAACAAGGAGTCACAACgaaaatataccgcagcctcccgaAACAGGCGTTTTCACATCGCAACACATTACCCACATAAGAGGCCGTCATTAAGTGACTATGTTCATAAGAcctaataaaaccaaatcaaGAGTATACAAACCGTTTGTTAAAACTATCTAACGCAAAATACGTGGATCCTAAATAAATCTGGCATTTCAATACAAAACAAGTTAGTGTTGGAGCATTTCATTACATATCGTAATaattatttatcacataacccgcctgatatccagttaTTTCGctcgtgtaatatttttgcatgtgATTAGTGTAACATGACCCGAAGCGATTGCCATTGGCTTGAAATTCATTGTAATgtaataacagaaacaaaaaaataacgTCAGAAAACTGACGTGATGTTATGATTCCAAAGACAGCATGACCAAATAGCAGCATCGACTGAATTTTcgcaatacattttgacgtgacaTTCAtcgaaatgtaggttgttgtagttatgtgttgAAAATTACCTTAAATTTATGTTCAATTcatgtgaaatttta
Encoded here:
- the LOC138311114 gene encoding uncharacterized protein is translated as MTRTNLQNVLYFAFRICFVFTLIVSGAMLHDSAVISDFHQFDSGKTICCATPLEVLYGISLPECGKHCLSHPGCTVLSYQRRSLQCRLFDVDPTDSSFHEVDSTFVMVPVTRLSEEMILPCSRSHCSGFNKCTVTNSTSINCGRAGDLLNEWRLVYETDDDGDVVSGREGDLISAFQSASSVRVYVPSWNQTFRIDVTFILDANSACSQSLFQMTKETWSTFSAEATNVFYIFCTSGIYHRSLQYLSESSRPSDPDTIDVIGMKWFVR